Proteins from one Bradyrhizobium roseum genomic window:
- a CDS encoding penicillin-binding protein 1A — protein sequence MRLLVRFLGFLFAAGTVVFLVGVAGVAGAIWHFSKDLPDYSQLQDYEPPVMTRVHASDGALMGEYSKERRLYLPIQAVPKLVINAFLAAEDKNFYEHGGIDFTGMARAAVVYAQNFGSNRRPQGASTITQQVAKNFLLTNEVSFTRKIKEALLAMRIERAYSKDRILELYLNEIYLGLGAYGIAAASLVYFDKSVNELTIAEASYLAALPKAPAALHPVRNRDRAVERRNYVVDRLVENGWIKQADADKARKETLNVTSRGNGAHIFAGEYFAEEVRRDIFERYGEKKLYEGGLSVRATLDPKMQVMARKAMVAGLVKYDEASGWRGAPSKLDISGDWGVKLSDVKALSDISPWRMAVVLETSDQSARIGFQPGRELGGAVSKQRQTGIITLDGVRWARAASGPAKGRTPTSVAQVLAAGDVIYADPLFDKEGKPVEGQYRLRQLPEVSGAMVAMDPWTGRVLAMVGGFSFDQSQFNRATQAYRQPGSSFKPLVYSAAMDNGYTPSTVVVDAPIEIDQGQGAGVWRPENYSSGKYQGPVTLRNALKNSLNTVTVRLAQDIGMPLIGEYSKRFGVYDDLPNYLSYALGAGETTVMRMVTAYSMFANGGRRVKPTLIDRIQDRYGHTIFKHDARECRGCDAPGGWKNQPEPQLVDRREQVLDPMTAYQITSMMEYVVQAGTATVVKEVGKPIAGKTGTTNDEKDAWFIGFSPDLVVGIYVGFDKPRNLGRGMTGGHLAAPIAKDFLKLALADKPAIPFKVPAGIKLVRVDPRSGMRAGPGGGGILEAFKPGTAPPDNYSVIGVADADGRMPQQGYPQGGYQPGYPPAYQPESGNIMRPGGLW from the coding sequence ATGCGCTTGCTGGTCCGGTTTTTGGGTTTCCTGTTCGCCGCCGGGACCGTCGTGTTCCTGGTCGGCGTAGCCGGCGTGGCGGGCGCGATCTGGCATTTCTCCAAGGACTTGCCCGACTATTCACAGCTTCAGGATTACGAACCTCCGGTGATGACACGCGTCCATGCGTCGGACGGCGCGCTGATGGGCGAGTATTCCAAGGAGCGCCGGCTCTATCTGCCGATCCAGGCGGTGCCGAAGCTCGTCATCAACGCGTTCCTGGCGGCCGAGGACAAGAACTTCTACGAGCATGGCGGCATCGACTTCACCGGCATGGCGCGCGCGGCCGTGGTGTATGCGCAGAACTTTGGTTCCAACAGGCGTCCGCAGGGCGCCTCGACCATCACCCAGCAGGTCGCGAAGAACTTTCTTTTGACCAACGAAGTGTCGTTCACGCGCAAGATCAAGGAAGCCTTGCTGGCGATGCGCATCGAGCGCGCCTATTCGAAGGACCGCATCCTCGAGCTCTATCTCAACGAAATCTATCTCGGCCTTGGCGCTTACGGAATCGCCGCCGCATCGCTGGTCTATTTCGACAAGTCGGTAAACGAGCTCACGATCGCGGAAGCGTCCTATCTGGCGGCACTGCCCAAGGCGCCGGCGGCGCTGCATCCGGTGCGTAACCGCGACCGCGCGGTCGAGCGGCGCAACTACGTGGTCGACCGTTTGGTCGAAAACGGCTGGATCAAGCAGGCCGACGCCGACAAGGCCCGCAAGGAAACGCTCAACGTCACCAGCCGCGGCAACGGCGCGCATATCTTCGCCGGCGAGTATTTCGCCGAGGAAGTCCGCCGCGACATCTTTGAGCGCTACGGCGAAAAGAAGCTGTATGAAGGCGGGCTGTCGGTCCGCGCCACGCTCGACCCGAAGATGCAGGTGATGGCGCGCAAGGCCATGGTCGCCGGGCTCGTCAAGTATGACGAAGCCAGCGGCTGGCGCGGCGCGCCGTCCAAGCTCGACATCTCCGGCGACTGGGGCGTCAAACTCTCCGACGTCAAAGCGCTCAGCGATATCTCGCCGTGGCGGATGGCGGTGGTGCTGGAGACCTCCGACCAGTCGGCGCGGATCGGCTTCCAGCCGGGCCGCGAGCTTGGTGGCGCGGTCAGCAAGCAGCGCCAGACCGGCATCATCACCCTCGACGGCGTGCGCTGGGCCAGGGCCGCCTCAGGACCCGCAAAGGGCAGGACCCCGACCTCGGTGGCGCAGGTGCTCGCCGCCGGCGACGTGATCTATGCCGACCCGCTGTTCGACAAGGAAGGCAAGCCGGTCGAGGGCCAGTACCGGCTGCGCCAGTTGCCGGAAGTGTCTGGCGCCATGGTCGCAATGGACCCCTGGACCGGCCGCGTGCTCGCGATGGTCGGCGGCTTCTCGTTCGACCAGAGTCAGTTCAACCGCGCCACGCAAGCCTATCGGCAGCCGGGATCGTCCTTCAAGCCGCTGGTCTATTCGGCGGCGATGGACAACGGCTATACGCCGTCGACCGTCGTGGTTGACGCGCCGATCGAGATCGACCAGGGGCAGGGTGCCGGCGTCTGGCGTCCGGAAAACTATTCCTCCGGCAAATATCAGGGCCCGGTCACCCTGCGCAACGCGCTGAAGAATTCGCTGAACACGGTGACGGTGCGGCTGGCGCAGGACATCGGCATGCCCTTGATCGGCGAATACTCCAAGCGGTTCGGTGTGTATGACGATCTGCCGAACTATCTTTCCTATGCGCTTGGCGCCGGCGAAACCACGGTGATGCGGATGGTGACGGCGTATTCGATGTTCGCCAATGGCGGCCGACGGGTGAAGCCGACGTTGATCGATCGCATCCAGGACCGCTACGGCCATACCATCTTCAAGCACGACGCCCGCGAATGCCGCGGCTGCGATGCGCCGGGCGGCTGGAAGAACCAGCCCGAGCCGCAGCTCGTCGACCGCCGCGAGCAGGTGCTCGATCCGATGACGGCCTACCAGATCACCTCGATGATGGAATATGTGGTGCAGGCCGGCACAGCGACCGTGGTCAAGGAAGTCGGCAAGCCGATCGCCGGCAAGACCGGCACCACCAACGACGAAAAGGACGCCTGGTTCATCGGCTTCTCGCCGGACCTCGTGGTCGGCATCTATGTCGGCTTCGACAAGCCGCGCAATCTCGGTCGCGGCATGACCGGCGGCCATCTGGCCGCGCCGATCGCCAAGGATTTCCTCAAACTCGCGCTCGCCGACAAGCCGGCGATCCCCTTCAAGGTGCCGGCCGGCATCAAGCTGGTGCGCGTCGATCCCAGGAGCGGCATGCGGGCCGGTCCGGGCGGCGGCGGCATTCTCGAAGCCTTCAAGCCGGGCACCGCGCCGCCGGATAATTACTCCGTCATCGGCGTGGCGGATGCCGACGGCCGGATGCCGCAACAGGGATATCCGCAAGGCGGCTATCAGCCGGGATATCCGCCGGCCTATCAGCCTGAAAGCGGCAATATCATGCGGCCGGGCGGGCTTTGGTGA